The following coding sequences lie in one Cytophagia bacterium CHB2 genomic window:
- a CDS encoding DMT family transporter: MSWLIFAFASALMSAVSDTLCKKASQHTDSWTVTWVRFGYSSLFLLPLLAFVEIPNLDQVFWLATAALLPLELTAASLSMRALQISPLSLTIPYLAFTPLFLLLVPALILGERLSMHGVLGVICIVAGAYLLNLQTNNHLNSNGPRWLAPLRAIARENGSRLMLMAAALYSLTSTLGKVAVKHSSPLFFASFYYPLAGLCLFPIAAMKSGHRLRFAAAQVRLFLLIGMAVALTVICHFMALNQAEVAYMISIKRTSMIFATILGWLFFREKNLRQRLLGCGVMLAGVILISST; this comes from the coding sequence ATGTCTTGGTTGATTTTTGCCTTTGCTTCCGCTTTGATGAGTGCGGTGAGCGATACGCTTTGCAAAAAAGCAAGTCAACATACAGATAGCTGGACGGTGACCTGGGTACGTTTCGGCTATTCCTCTTTATTTCTTTTGCCGCTGCTCGCGTTCGTCGAAATTCCGAATTTGGACCAAGTTTTCTGGCTTGCAACTGCCGCGCTTCTGCCGCTGGAGTTGACTGCGGCTTCCTTGAGCATGCGCGCCCTGCAGATATCGCCTCTTTCGCTCACCATTCCTTATCTCGCGTTCACACCGCTTTTTCTGCTGCTCGTGCCGGCGCTGATTTTGGGTGAAAGGCTCAGCATGCACGGCGTGCTCGGCGTGATTTGTATTGTTGCCGGCGCTTATTTGCTCAATTTGCAGACGAATAATCATTTGAACAGCAACGGGCCGCGCTGGCTGGCGCCGCTGCGGGCTATCGCGCGTGAAAACGGCTCGCGCTTGATGCTTATGGCGGCGGCGCTGTACAGCCTCACCTCAACCTTGGGTAAAGTAGCCGTCAAGCATTCAAGCCCGCTCTTTTTTGCATCCTTTTATTACCCCCTGGCCGGCTTGTGTCTATTTCCAATTGCAGCCATGAAATCAGGCCACCGCTTGCGTTTTGCCGCAGCCCAAGTAAGGCTTTTTTTATTGATCGGAATGGCCGTCGCCCTGACGGTGATTTGTCATTTTATGGCGCTCAATCAAGCCGAAGTGGCGTACATGATTTCTATCAAACGCACGAGCATGATTTTCGCAACGATCCTGGGCTGGCTGTTCTTTCGCGAGAAAAATCTCCGGCAGCGTTTGCTCGGCTGCGGCGTTATGCTGGCCGGCGTCATTCTGATTTCGTCAACCTAA
- the mgtE gene encoding magnesium transporter, whose amino-acid sequence MLKELLGPDIQELIREKAYSGVKDGVADWEAPEIADLLLSLPQEDQPILFRLLSRQTAAEVFAYLPSEEQERLLQSLNAESTRALLHELAPDDRTELFGELPAQVTQQLLNLLPPEDLKEARQLLGYPEESVGRLMTPEYVAIKPEWTIGKALEHLRQHGKDAETINTVYVVDDKGKLIDDIRLRRLILADPSEAVASVMDRHFISLSAYDDREYAAKQMQKYDRVALPVTDSEGVLLGIVTVDDMLDVVEEEATEDIQKMAAVESLDEPYIQTGFFSMLKKRGGWLSLLFLGEMLTAAAMKYFEGEIARAVVLALFIPLIISSGGNSGSQAASLVIRAMALEEIRLRDWWRVMRRELAAGLGLGLILGTIAILQITLIPNNETIYGEHYMRVGLTVAFSLVGVVMWGTLTGSMLPFILRKLGFDPAVSSAPFVATLVDVTGLVIYFSVATMILSGTLL is encoded by the coding sequence ATGCTGAAAGAACTACTCGGCCCCGATATTCAGGAGCTTATTCGTGAAAAAGCATATTCCGGAGTAAAAGACGGCGTTGCAGATTGGGAGGCGCCGGAAATCGCGGATTTGCTCTTAAGCCTGCCGCAAGAAGATCAACCCATTCTCTTCCGTTTATTGTCCCGCCAAACGGCTGCCGAGGTTTTTGCCTATTTGCCTTCCGAAGAGCAGGAACGCTTGTTACAAAGCCTCAACGCTGAAAGCACACGCGCCTTGTTGCATGAACTCGCGCCCGATGATCGCACCGAACTTTTCGGCGAATTGCCGGCGCAGGTCACGCAGCAACTGCTCAACTTACTCCCGCCGGAAGATCTCAAAGAAGCGCGCCAACTGCTGGGTTATCCTGAGGAAAGTGTCGGCCGTTTGATGACGCCCGAATACGTTGCCATCAAGCCGGAATGGACGATTGGCAAGGCGCTGGAGCATTTGCGCCAACACGGGAAAGATGCTGAAACCATCAACACTGTTTATGTGGTCGACGATAAAGGCAAGCTCATCGATGATATTCGTTTGCGCAGATTGATCTTGGCGGATCCTTCGGAGGCGGTTGCCAGCGTGATGGATCGCCATTTCATCTCGCTCTCGGCCTATGATGATCGCGAGTATGCCGCAAAGCAGATGCAAAAATATGATCGCGTTGCGCTGCCGGTCACGGATTCCGAGGGTGTGCTGCTCGGCATCGTAACGGTTGACGATATGCTCGATGTCGTCGAGGAAGAGGCGACCGAGGATATTCAAAAAATGGCCGCCGTCGAGTCGCTCGACGAGCCCTACATTCAAACCGGTTTCTTCAGCATGCTCAAAAAACGCGGGGGCTGGTTGTCGCTGCTTTTCCTCGGCGAGATGTTGACCGCTGCCGCAATGAAATATTTTGAAGGTGAGATTGCACGCGCCGTCGTTCTGGCACTATTCATCCCGCTGATCATCAGCAGCGGCGGCAATTCCGGCTCGCAAGCCGCCTCGCTGGTGATCCGCGCGATGGCGCTTGAAGAAATTCGATTGCGCGATTGGTGGCGCGTCATGCGCCGCGAGTTGGCGGCCGGGTTGGGCTTGGGATTGATTTTGGGAACGATTGCCATCCTGCAAATCACGCTTATTCCGAATAACGAAACCATCTACGGCGAGCATTACATGCGCGTCGGTTTAACCGTGGCGTTTAGCCTTGTCGGCGTCGTCATGTGGGGCACGCTCACCGGCTCGATGTTGCCCTTCATTTTGCGCAAGCTAGGTTTTGACCCGGCAGTGTCCTCTGCGCCGTTTGTTGCAACCTTAGTCGATGTTACCGGTTTGGTGATTTATTTCAGCGTTGCCACGATGATTTTGAGCGGAACATTGCTGTAG